The sequence below is a genomic window from Silvanigrella paludirubra.
CAAATTTTTTTATCCAATGAAAGAAAAATTTTTTGTAAGAATGCAATAGAAAAATTTTTAATTGAGGATCTAGAAAAAAATATTTCTTTAGATAAAGAAGATTATATTGAATATATAAACAAAAAAGTAAATAATTTTTGGGATTTTAAAAAATAATTATATAATAGTAAATTAAATTCTATAAAAATAAGATTTATTAAGGAATAAAAATGATTACATATGGATATTTTCTTCATAAAATTAGACAAAATATTGAGAGCAAACGTTTTGAATTAGGATTTATGGGTTTTGGTGGGGATAAAATTATTTTATCCAATAATCAAATAAAATTTATGCCAAAAACAATTGCTAAAATTTATAATGATTATTTAAAAAATTTAAATAATGATGAAGATTTAAATAAATCTAAAATAATTAAAATACATTCATTAATTTCTGATACAATTCATAAAAATTTTTCTTTTACAAGGCATGAAAGTACAACTGAATATTACAGATATTTATTATATGTTATTGTATTTTTTCTTAAAACAGGAGTAAAAAATTTAAATAAAGATAGGTCTAGTACAAATTTTTATTCAAACTCTGATTATAGCACTTTATTAAAATTAGCAGAATATGAACTAAAAAAAACTAACAAACTAACAAATTATTTATTACTAGCAATACTTAAGAGTTCTAAAAAATATGATTCAATTTATACTCCTCTAGAAGACTCTAAAAATCCTCTAATAAATTTTGCAATTCCACAAAGACTAACTATAGATAATTTAATAAAATTTAAAAGATCTTTACGCTATAGATATGTTATTGACGAATCAGGAGCAATCATTTTAGGGCATGATAATAATATTGAAAGTCGTAATAATATAGCAATTAACGGTATAAAAGCATCTTCACATTCTGCTCTCAATAATTATTTACCCGTTATAGCTGCAGGTGAAGTTTTTTTTAACACAAAGACAAATAAAATCACTGAAATTAATAATTTTTCAGGACATTATAGACCAGACAAAGAAACATCATTATTAGCTAAAATATTATTTTTGCATTATTTTCCTGAATATTGCTCTAAAAATATGAATGTTTATTAAATTTAATTCAATTAAGAATCAGAATTTTTTTTGAATAAAGTTACGAAATAAAAAAATTAAAAGAGGATTTAAAACTTATTATTCTTTATTATACTGTACTTTATCAAATTAATTATTTTTAAAATTATCATTACTGGAATATTTAAAATAATAATACACAAGATTAATTCTCTCAAAATATTAAGTGAGAAAATATTTTTTAGCTGTATTAACTGCAGATTCGACAGCCCCTTCAATATAACCATAATTATTATAGCTGGTGTGTTCGCCAATAAAAAATAATCTATTGTTAAGCTCAGGTTCATTAAAATTTCCAAATAATGTTGTCATTTGTCCTTTTAAAGGGCAACTATAGGAACCATGTGTGTATTTATCTTCGATCCAATATTTTTCTACAAATTTATTATTATAAAACGTTTTTGAATTTGGCCAAACTTTATTATAAAATTCTAATGTTTCTTTAATAAGATTTTTATTTATTTTTTTTCCAAAATTACCGCCAAACCATGTATTTAAAGCACCCATATTTCCTTCTTGAAATTGAGTTGGCTCCCAAAAACAACCTCCCATTTCATCAGTTAAAAATCTTTTTAAAAGCTTGGGTTCAGTGTTTTCATTTGTCCAAAAGCGATTTTCAAAATTTAATATTAATTTTCCATTCGTACCAAAACCAAGTTCTTTTATATTTTTTAATTTTATTGGATTTAATTCTAATTTATTAAAACTATCTATTTTTCTTAATGCACCCAAAGGAATTGCCATTACAATTTTTTTTGCTTTAATTTCTTTTGTACCAAATGGAGTTATAAATGTTATTAAAAAATATGTTTTATTATCTGATATATTTATTAAATTATAACCCATATTTATTTTAATTTTATTTAACAAACATCCTTTTAAAGTTTCAATTAACTTTATATTTCCACCATTAATAGAATATTTTTCATCTAATCCGTTATATATTGTGAATTTTTCTTCACTCGAAAAATCAGTTGGAAATACTTGGAGAAAAACAATTGAACTAATTTCACTCATATCAGGTCCCATGAGAGCGCTATATGCTTTATTAAGCATTAGAATAAACCATGGTTCAATATCTTTAGCATATTTTTCAAGATATTCTGTAGCGGAAAGATTATCAAATTCTTTCCATGCTTCTTGATTTGTTTTATAGTCAGGCCAGTTAATTTCATTATTTGTTGTGAATTTATCTAATATTCTTTTATTAATAGTACCTAATTTTTTGGCTTCTTGAAATATTTCTAATTTCGATTTTTTTTCATTATTTGCAAAATATATATCTTTTGAAATATTAGAATGATTATTATCTTCAATTAATTTTAAATTAAGTTCTTTGCATAAATTTATTGTAAATAGCTGATCACTATTAATATGCTCTCCACCAAGCTCAACATGTTGATGATCTGAATTAAAATTTAAAATTGTTTGAATTCTTCCTCCTAACCTAGAATTGTTAGATTCAAATAATTGAATATTCTTATTTTGATTTTTAAGTAAATAGCAAAAAGTAAGACCTGAAACTCCTGAACCTATTACAGCAATATCTAAATAATTATTTGAAATTGCAGAAATTTTTGAATTAAAAAATAATCCTGAACTTAAAATTGTAGTATTTTTTAAAAAATCTCTTCTTGAGTTTTTAACCGCCATTATTTAAATTCCTTTTTCGTTCTTTAAATATAATAATTTTAATAAAAATAACGGGGCACCCAATGTAAAATATAAAACATATTGTATCTTTTATACAAGACCTAATCTATTTTTTAATTCATAAAAATAATTTGATAAAAATATAAATAATATTTTATTTAATTGAAATACAAAAAAAGCCTCAATAAAACTATTTTATTGAGGCTTTTAAATAAACTTTTTAATATAAATTAAAAAGATATTACATCATTCCTGGGTATCCACCGCCAGCTGGCATAGGAGCTGCTTTGTCGTCTTTTGGACGCTCAGCAATCATACACTCAGTTGTAAGTAACAAAGAAGCAACAGATGCTGCGTTTTGTAAAGCAGAACGTGTTACTTTAGTTGGGTCGATAATACCGCAAGCAACCATGTCTTCATAACGCTCTTCTTTTGCATTAAAGCCAAAGTTTGCGGAAGTATTTTCGCGAACTTTATTAAGAACAACGGATGGTTCATGACCACCATTTGAAACGATTTGACGAAGTGGCTCTTCAGAAGCGCGAGAGATAATATCAATACCAAAACGCTCGTCGTTTGTTGCTTTTGCACGTAAAGCTTCAAGAACTTTTTGCGCACGAATAAGAGCAACACCGCCCCCTGGAACAATTCCTTCTTCAACAGCAGCACGTGTTGCATGAAGAGCATCTTCAACGCGCGCTTTCTTTTCTTTCATTTCAGATTCAGTAGCTGCGCCAACACGAATGACAGCAACACCACCTGATAATTTAGCAAGACGTTCTTGAAGTTTTTCACGATCGTAATCGGAAGTTGTATCTTCAATTTGTTTTCTAATTTGTTTAACGCGTGCTTCGATTTCAGGTTTTTGACCTTGGCCGTCAATGATTGTTGTGTTGTCTTTGTCACAACGAATGCGTTTAGCAACGCCTAATTGCTCAATTGTTGTTGCTTCAAGCTTCATGCCAAGCTCTTCAGAAATAACAGCAGAGCCAGTTAATATAGCAATGTCTTCAAGCATCGCTTTACGACGATCGCCAAAGCCAGGTGCTTTAACAGCAACAATTTTTAAATTTGCACGTAAACGGTTAAGAACAAGAGCAGCAAGTGCTTCGCCTTCAACGTCTTCAGCAATAATTAAAAGTGGTTTGCCTGTACGAACAACTTTCTCAAGAATTGGAACAAGATCTTTTAATGAAGAAAGTTTTTTATCAAAAATAAGAACAAAAGCGTCTTCGTAATTAACTTCCATTCTTTCTGCGTCATTCACAAAATAGTTTGAAAGGTAACCGCGATCAAATTGCATACCTTTAACAACTTCTAAAGTTGTTTCCATGCCTTTAGCTTCTTCAATTTGAATAACGCCTTGTTTGCCCACTTCTTCCATTGCTTTAGCAATAATATTTCCGATTGTAGTATCTGAGTTTGCTGAAATTGTACCAACTTGAGCAATTTCATTGTGACTAGAAATTGGTTTACTAATTTTTTTAAGCTCTGCCGTAATTTCAATGACAGCTTTATCAATACCGCGTTTTAAATCCATTGGATTATGACCAGCAGCAACAAGCTTAACACCTTCACGGTAAATAGCTTGAGCAAGAACTGTAGCCGTAGTTGTACCGTCACCAGCGACATCAGAGGTTTTAGAAGCTACTTCTTTAACCATTTGAGCGCCCATATTTTCAAATTTATCTTCTAGTTCAATTTCTTTTGCAACAGTAACACCGTCTTTAGTAACGTTTGGAGAACCGAAAGATTTATCAATAGCCACATTACGGCCTCTTGGTCCC
It includes:
- a CDS encoding flavin monoamine oxidase family protein, whose protein sequence is MAVKNSRRDFLKNTTILSSGLFFNSKISAISNNYLDIAVIGSGVSGLTFCYLLKNQNKNIQLFESNNSRLGGRIQTILNFNSDHQHVELGGEHINSDQLFTINLCKELNLKLIEDNNHSNISKDIYFANNEKKSKLEIFQEAKKLGTINKRILDKFTTNNEINWPDYKTNQEAWKEFDNLSATEYLEKYAKDIEPWFILMLNKAYSALMGPDMSEISSIVFLQVFPTDFSSEEKFTIYNGLDEKYSINGGNIKLIETLKGCLLNKIKINMGYNLINISDNKTYFLITFITPFGTKEIKAKKIVMAIPLGALRKIDSFNKLELNPIKLKNIKELGFGTNGKLILNFENRFWTNENTEPKLLKRFLTDEMGGCFWEPTQFQEGNMGALNTWFGGNFGKKINKNLIKETLEFYNKVWPNSKTFYNNKFVEKYWIEDKYTHGSYSCPLKGQMTTLFGNFNEPELNNRLFFIGEHTSYNNYGYIEGAVESAVNTAKKYFLT
- the groL gene encoding chaperonin GroEL (60 kDa chaperone family; promotes refolding of misfolded polypeptides especially under stressful conditions; forms two stacked rings of heptamers to form a barrel-shaped 14mer; ends can be capped by GroES; misfolded proteins enter the barrel where they are refolded when GroES binds), with amino-acid sequence MSAKMINFGEDARKKILVGVNTLADAVKVTMGPRGRNVAIDKSFGSPNVTKDGVTVAKEIELEDKFENMGAQMVKEVASKTSDVAGDGTTTATVLAQAIYREGVKLVAAGHNPMDLKRGIDKAVIEITAELKKISKPISSHNEIAQVGTISANSDTTIGNIIAKAMEEVGKQGVIQIEEAKGMETTLEVVKGMQFDRGYLSNYFVNDAERMEVNYEDAFVLIFDKKLSSLKDLVPILEKVVRTGKPLLIIAEDVEGEALAALVLNRLRANLKIVAVKAPGFGDRRKAMLEDIAILTGSAVISEELGMKLEATTIEQLGVAKRIRCDKDNTTIIDGQGQKPEIEARVKQIRKQIEDTTSDYDREKLQERLAKLSGGVAVIRVGAATESEMKEKKARVEDALHATRAAVEEGIVPGGGVALIRAQKVLEALRAKATNDERFGIDIISRASEEPLRQIVSNGGHEPSVVLNKVRENTSANFGFNAKEERYEDMVACGIIDPTKVTRSALQNAASVASLLLTTECMIAERPKDDKAAPMPAGGGYPGMM